In Candidatus Nitronauta litoralis, one DNA window encodes the following:
- a CDS encoding helix-turn-helix domain-containing protein yields MSILSKNIRTIRKELKCTQGAMAEILKVGFRTYVRYEAGERDASVGTLVKLSRLGNISLERLLTQEMTPYQLSPMLADRLDYPKPEIKSFDMKRGIVRFKNPATESIIAMDSEEMKLLALFRKLPEPQQEAFLNNIGKKYRVSGSGKRTGSWSTTTRDKKNMKEQAKVLEQAGAIKPDTKPSPGKPGRKKLNRKSLKEKISKLKSVTRSVRKTTVG; encoded by the coding sequence ATGTCCATTTTGTCTAAAAATATCCGGACCATTCGTAAGGAATTAAAGTGCACCCAGGGGGCAATGGCGGAAATTTTGAAAGTCGGCTTTCGAACATATGTGCGGTACGAAGCAGGAGAAAGAGATGCTTCGGTGGGCACTCTGGTCAAGTTATCCCGCTTGGGCAATATCTCTCTTGAACGCCTGCTGACACAGGAAATGACTCCTTACCAACTCTCCCCCATGCTGGCAGATAGGTTGGACTACCCAAAGCCTGAGATTAAATCTTTTGATATGAAGCGGGGTATTGTCAGATTCAAGAATCCTGCAACAGAATCAATAATTGCGATGGACAGTGAAGAAATGAAATTACTGGCTTTATTTAGAAAATTGCCGGAGCCGCAACAGGAAGCTTTTTTAAATAATATTGGAAAAAAATACAGGGTGTCCGGGAGTGGAAAACGAACTGGATCGTGGTCTACAACTACCCGGGATAAAAAAAACATGAAAGAGCAGGCAAAGGTTCTGGAACAGGCTGGTGCCATAAAACCTGATACAAAGCCAAGCCCGGGTAAACCAGGTCGAAAAAAATTAAACCGTAAATCTCTTAAAGAAAAAATCAGCAAATTAAAGTCCGTAACTCGATCAGTTCGAAAAACAACGGTAGGTTGA